From Garra rufa chromosome 19, GarRuf1.0, whole genome shotgun sequence, the proteins below share one genomic window:
- the atp5fa1 gene encoding ATP synthase subunit alpha, mitochondrial yields the protein MLSVRVAAALARTLPRRAGFVSKNVAAACVGAKNLHTARPWLQKTGTAEVSSILEEKILGADTSADLEETGRVLSIGDGIARVYGLRNVQAEEMVEFSSGLKGMSLNLEPDNVGVVVFGNDKLIKEGDIVKRTGAIVDVPVGEELLGRVVDALGNPIDGKGPLGSKERRRVGLKAPGIIPRISVREPMQTGIKAVDSLVPIGRGQRELIIGDRQTGKTAIAIDTIINQKRFNDGTEEKKKLYCIYVAIGQKRSTVAQLVKRLTDANAMKYTIVVSATASDAAPLQYLAPYSGCSMGEFFRDNGKHALIIYDDLSKQAVAYRQMSLLLRRPPGREAYPGDVFYLHSRLLERAAKMNDNFGGGSLTALPVIETQAGDVSAYIPTNVISITDGQIFLETELFYKGIRPAINVGLSVSRVGSAAQTRAMKQVAGTMKLELAQYREVAAFAQFGSDLDAATQQLLNRGVRLTELLKQGQYAPMAIEEQVAVIYAGVRGHLDKMEPSKITKFERTFLQHVLSQHQDLLAAIRNDGKISEASDAKLKEVVLNFLSSFE from the exons ATGCTCTCCGTTCGCGTCGCGGCGGCTCTGGCCCGCACCCTGCCCAGACGGGCCGGATTC GTTTCCAAGAATGTTGCTGCTGCGTGCGTTGGAGCAAAGAACCTGCACACTGCTAGACCATGGCTGCAGAAGACAG GCACAGCGGAGGTGTCCAGCATTCTGGAGGAGAAGATTCTGGGAGCCGATACTAGTGCTGATTTGGAGGAGACCGGCCGTGTGCTGTCCATCGGTGACGGTATCGCTCGTGTGTACGGCCTGAGGAACGTGCAGGCTGAGGAGATGGTGGAATTCTCCTCTGGTCTGAAG GGCATGTCTCTGAACTTGGAGCCTGATAACGTTGGTGTTGTGGTGTTCGGTAACGACAAACTGATCAAGGAGGGTGACATCGTTAAGAGAACAGGGGCTATCGTGGATGTACCTGTCGGAGAGGAGCTGCTCGGCCGTGTTGTGGATGCTCTGGGAAACCCCATTGATGGCAAG GGACCTCTGGGCTCTAAGGAGCGTAGGCGTGTGGGACTGAAGGCCCCCGGCATCATCCCCCGTATCTCTGTGAGGGAGCCCATGCAAACCGGCATCAAAGCCGTGGACAGTCTGGTGCCCATTGGCCGTGGCCAGAGAGAGCTTATCATTGGAGACCGACAGACTGG CAAAACCGCCATTGCCATTGACACCATCATCAACCAGAAGCGCTTCAACGATggcactgaagaaaaaaagaagcTGTACTGTATCTACGTGGCCATTGGGCAGAAGAGATCCACCGTGGCCCAGCTGGTGAAGAGGCTGACAGATGCCAATGCAATGAAGTACACCATCGTGGTGTCCGCTACCGCATCTGACGCCGCTCCCCTGCAGTACCTGGCTCCATACTCTGGCTGCTCCATGGGCGAGTTCTTCAGAGACAATGGCAAACACGCCCTCATCATCTATGACGATCTTTCCAAACAG GCTGTTGCCTACCGCCAAATGTCCCTTCTGCTGCGTCGTCCCCCCGGTCGTGAGGCCTACCCCGGTGATGTCTTCTACCTGCACTCCCGTCTGCTGGAGAGAGCGGCCAAGATGAACGACAACTTCGGTGGTGGATCCCTCACCGCCCTCCCCGTCATCGAGACCCAGGCCGGAGATGTGTCCGCTTACATTCCCACCAACGTCATCTCCATCACTGACGGACAG ATCTTCTTGGAGACAGAGTTGTTCTACAAGGGTATCCGTCCCGCTATTAACGTGGGTCTGTCTGTGTCCCGTGTCGGCTCTGCTGCCCAGACCAGAGCCATGAAGCAG GTGGCTGGTACCATGAAGCTGGAGTTGGCTCAGTACCGTGAGGTGGCCGCCTTCGCCCAGTTCGGTTCTGATTTGGACGCCGCCACACAGCAGCTGCTGAACCGAGGCGTGCGACTCACAGAGCTGCTCAAGCAGGGCCAGTATG CTCCCATGGCCATTGAGGAGCAGGTGGCTGTCATCTACGCTGGTGTGAGAGGACACTTGGATAAGATGGAGCCTAGCAAGATCACCAAATTCGAGAGAACCTTCCTTCAACACGTCCTCAGCCAGCACCAGGATCTGCTCGCAGCAATCAG GAACGACGGTAAGATTTCAGAAGCCTCTGACGCAAAACTCAAGGAGGTCGTGCTCAACTTCCTCTCAAGCTTCGAGTAA